From a single Candoia aspera isolate rCanAsp1 chromosome 2, rCanAsp1.hap2, whole genome shotgun sequence genomic region:
- the LOC134488989 gene encoding 52 kDa repressor of the inhibitor of the protein kinase-like isoform X2, translated as MEIRSFFGKRKIVEEETSQKKRKNEEESSSSSCSGSPAEYECIMDDLEFAVHPYDIGLYVNSPTPLTDDVKYNLLVNTYTPAHDYNFKGDSTGIRSFRHIWLIRYSPWLSYSSYLKGPFCKYCIVFPQPDLCGRQGGFIMVPFVRYNDFHVCAKKHMSSAWHRSAEVDATNFLSSRNVFETNFACQIDSSINRIVNENRKKLYSILSTIVFCGTHDIPLRGETSKTGNMQSLLAFRVEAGDATLREHLETDAGNARDMSAQIEHELIKLCVDAIREEIVSAANSSTGFSVLVGEGAEISGEEQLSLGVRFVDTAGTKPVVREEFLGFAALKEWDAACIAETIIEECTKYGLNLEKLYGQGYDGCSKLAGKEGGVQAKLKNRYPKATFVHCAAHTLNLAVNDLNAVPEIRNAVGTIKAIVRFFRESTSRRHLIPAVPLLGETHWAAKYKRVRIFSKNFEQIFDQLRKLATTASGQTSQDAYQLHCASGTPNFLFCLVIISTYCGKLESVTQSLQAVRLDMTKVYEHVQELLSVFRGHQEKAEEHFKGIFLEVQELADKLGVALSVPRQCGLQKNCSNASGPTEEEYFRQSLYVPYLNSVISWLESRFAPESKAVFGIFSLHPVEMAKVGLENLKMEMEKISELYEIENLKSEAVTWFEKWLRKKEETVENGENGLLDLLPYVDRYPSIQQALLIALTLPVTTCTVEKPFSTMRRVKTWLRSTVADDRLPGLCMMSAHRVKINENKDELLQKVIDRFAEDNRRLQFLFEK; from the coding sequence ATGGAGATCAGAAGTTTTTTTGGAAAGCGCAAAATAGTTGAAGAAGAAACATcgcagaagaaaaggaagaacgaGGAAGAAAGTAGCAGCAGTTCCTGTTCAGGCTCACCCGCAGAATATGAATGCATCATGGATGATTTGGAATTTGCTGTCCATCCTTACGATATTGGGCTATATGTGAATTCACCCACTCCTCTCACAGATGATGTCAAGTATAATCTTCTTGTGAATACCTACACACCAGCACACGATTATAATTTCAAGGGAGATTCAACAGGAATACGCAGTTTTCGTCATATATGGCTAATTAGATATTCACCGTGGCTTAGCTACTCTTCCTACTTGAAAGGACCATTTTGTAAATACTGCATTGTGTTCCCACAGCCTGATCTCTGTGGGAGACAGGGCGGCTTCATCATGGTGCCATTTGTGAGATACAATGATTTTCACGTGTGTGCAAAAAAACACATGTCAAGCGCATGGCACAGAAGCGCAGAAGTCGATGCAACTAACTTCCTAAGCAGCAGGAATGTATTTGAAACAAACTTTGCCTGTCAGATTGACAGCAGCATAAACCGGATAGTCAATGAAAATCGTAAAAAATTATACTCGATACTGTCAACCATCGTATTCTGTGGCACCCATGACATTCCTTTACGCGGAGAAACAAGCAAAACGGGGAACATGCAGAGTCTCTTGGCATTCCGCGTTGAAGCTGGAGATGCGACCCTGCGGGAACATCTGGAAACCGATGCGGGTAACGCTCGGGACATGTCAGCCCAAATAGAACACGAACTGATTAAGCTGTGTGTTGATGCCATTAGGGAAGAGATCGTTTCTGCCGCCAATAGTTCCACTGGATTTTCAGTTCTTGTCGGCGAAGGCGCCGAGATCTCTGGGGAGGAGCAGTTGTCGCTTGGCGTACGTTTTGTGGACACGGCTGGCACCAAACCTGTCGTTCGAGAGGAGTTCCTTGGTTTCGCAGCACTCAAGGAATGGGATGCTGCCTGCATTGCCGAGACCATTATTGAGGAGTGCACAAAATATGGTTTAAATCTAGAAAAATTATACGGCCAAGGATATGATGGATGCTCTAAATTGGCCGGCAAAGAGGGTGGTGTGCAAGCTAAACTAAAGAATAGGTACCCCAAAGCTACTTTTGTCCACTGCGCAGCACATACTCTCAATCTGGCTGTGAATGACTTAAATGCTGTGCCTGAGATAAGGAATGCAGTTGGCACAATCAAAGCCATCGTTCGCTTTTTCCGTGAGAGTACAAGCAGAAGACACCTTATTCCAGCTGTGCCGTTGCTGGGTGAAACGCATTGGGCTGCAAAATACAAGAGAGTCAGAATTTTTTCCAAGAATTTTGAACAGATTTTCGATCAGTTAAGAAAACTGGCCACTACAGCTTCAGGTCAAACATCCCAGGATGCGTATCAGTTACACTGTGCTTCAGGGACACCTAATTTCCTCTTTTGCCTTGTTATAATTTCAACCTATTGTGGTAAATTAGAGTCGGTGACCCAGTCTCTGCAAGCTGTTCGGCTTGATATGACGAAGGTGTATGAACACGTCCAGGAGCTCTTAAGTGTCTTTCGTGGCCAccaagaaaaggcagaggagcatTTCAAGGGAATTTTTTTGGAAGTTCAAGAACTAGCAGACAAGTTGGGCGTTGCCTTGAGTGTTCCCAGACAATGTGGCCTGCAGAAGAACTGCTCAAATGCCAGTGGCCCAACTGAGGAAGAGTATTTCCGCCAGTCGCTCTACGTACCCTACTTGAACTCGGTAATCTCGTGGTTGGAAAGCCGGTTTGCTCCAGAAAGCAAGGCGGTTTTTGGGATCTTCTCGCTTCATCCTGTAGAAATGGCCAAAGTTGGCCTTGAAAACTTGAAAATGGAGATGGAAAAAATCAGTGAGTTATACGAAATTGAAAATTTGAAAAGTGAAGCAGTCACCTGGTTTGAAAAGTGgttgaggaagaaggaagaaacagtTGAAAACGGGGAGAATGGACTTCTGGATTTGCTGCCGTACGTCGACCGGTATCCTTCAATTCAACAGGCCCTTCTGATTGCTCTGACGCTCCCAGTAACAACCTGTACAGTGGAAAAACCATTCAGTACAATGAGAAGGGTAAAAACGTGGCTGAGATCAACAGTGGCAGATGACCGTTTGCCTGGACTTTGCATGATGAGTGCTCATCGAgtaaaaattaatgaaaacaagGACGAATTACTCCAAAAAGTGATTGACAGATTTGCAGAAGATAACAGGCGTTTACAATTTCTCTTTGAAAAATAG
- the LOC134488989 gene encoding 52 kDa repressor of the inhibitor of the protein kinase-like isoform X1, with amino-acid sequence MDHPCLGSPSTFNLYQRKPHVIGMEIRSFFGKRKIVEEETSQKKRKNEEESSSSSCSGSPAEYECIMDDLEFAVHPYDIGLYVNSPTPLTDDVKYNLLVNTYTPAHDYNFKGDSTGIRSFRHIWLIRYSPWLSYSSYLKGPFCKYCIVFPQPDLCGRQGGFIMVPFVRYNDFHVCAKKHMSSAWHRSAEVDATNFLSSRNVFETNFACQIDSSINRIVNENRKKLYSILSTIVFCGTHDIPLRGETSKTGNMQSLLAFRVEAGDATLREHLETDAGNARDMSAQIEHELIKLCVDAIREEIVSAANSSTGFSVLVGEGAEISGEEQLSLGVRFVDTAGTKPVVREEFLGFAALKEWDAACIAETIIEECTKYGLNLEKLYGQGYDGCSKLAGKEGGVQAKLKNRYPKATFVHCAAHTLNLAVNDLNAVPEIRNAVGTIKAIVRFFRESTSRRHLIPAVPLLGETHWAAKYKRVRIFSKNFEQIFDQLRKLATTASGQTSQDAYQLHCASGTPNFLFCLVIISTYCGKLESVTQSLQAVRLDMTKVYEHVQELLSVFRGHQEKAEEHFKGIFLEVQELADKLGVALSVPRQCGLQKNCSNASGPTEEEYFRQSLYVPYLNSVISWLESRFAPESKAVFGIFSLHPVEMAKVGLENLKMEMEKISELYEIENLKSEAVTWFEKWLRKKEETVENGENGLLDLLPYVDRYPSIQQALLIALTLPVTTCTVEKPFSTMRRVKTWLRSTVADDRLPGLCMMSAHRVKINENKDELLQKVIDRFAEDNRRLQFLFEK; translated from the exons ATGGACCATCCTTGCCTTGGCTCACCCAGCACATTCAACTTGTACCAAAGAAAGCCCCACGTAATAG GAATGGAGATCAGAAGTTTTTTTGGAAAGCGCAAAATAGTTGAAGAAGAAACATcgcagaagaaaaggaagaacgaGGAAGAAAGTAGCAGCAGTTCCTGTTCAGGCTCACCCGCAGAATATGAATGCATCATGGATGATTTGGAATTTGCTGTCCATCCTTACGATATTGGGCTATATGTGAATTCACCCACTCCTCTCACAGATGATGTCAAGTATAATCTTCTTGTGAATACCTACACACCAGCACACGATTATAATTTCAAGGGAGATTCAACAGGAATACGCAGTTTTCGTCATATATGGCTAATTAGATATTCACCGTGGCTTAGCTACTCTTCCTACTTGAAAGGACCATTTTGTAAATACTGCATTGTGTTCCCACAGCCTGATCTCTGTGGGAGACAGGGCGGCTTCATCATGGTGCCATTTGTGAGATACAATGATTTTCACGTGTGTGCAAAAAAACACATGTCAAGCGCATGGCACAGAAGCGCAGAAGTCGATGCAACTAACTTCCTAAGCAGCAGGAATGTATTTGAAACAAACTTTGCCTGTCAGATTGACAGCAGCATAAACCGGATAGTCAATGAAAATCGTAAAAAATTATACTCGATACTGTCAACCATCGTATTCTGTGGCACCCATGACATTCCTTTACGCGGAGAAACAAGCAAAACGGGGAACATGCAGAGTCTCTTGGCATTCCGCGTTGAAGCTGGAGATGCGACCCTGCGGGAACATCTGGAAACCGATGCGGGTAACGCTCGGGACATGTCAGCCCAAATAGAACACGAACTGATTAAGCTGTGTGTTGATGCCATTAGGGAAGAGATCGTTTCTGCCGCCAATAGTTCCACTGGATTTTCAGTTCTTGTCGGCGAAGGCGCCGAGATCTCTGGGGAGGAGCAGTTGTCGCTTGGCGTACGTTTTGTGGACACGGCTGGCACCAAACCTGTCGTTCGAGAGGAGTTCCTTGGTTTCGCAGCACTCAAGGAATGGGATGCTGCCTGCATTGCCGAGACCATTATTGAGGAGTGCACAAAATATGGTTTAAATCTAGAAAAATTATACGGCCAAGGATATGATGGATGCTCTAAATTGGCCGGCAAAGAGGGTGGTGTGCAAGCTAAACTAAAGAATAGGTACCCCAAAGCTACTTTTGTCCACTGCGCAGCACATACTCTCAATCTGGCTGTGAATGACTTAAATGCTGTGCCTGAGATAAGGAATGCAGTTGGCACAATCAAAGCCATCGTTCGCTTTTTCCGTGAGAGTACAAGCAGAAGACACCTTATTCCAGCTGTGCCGTTGCTGGGTGAAACGCATTGGGCTGCAAAATACAAGAGAGTCAGAATTTTTTCCAAGAATTTTGAACAGATTTTCGATCAGTTAAGAAAACTGGCCACTACAGCTTCAGGTCAAACATCCCAGGATGCGTATCAGTTACACTGTGCTTCAGGGACACCTAATTTCCTCTTTTGCCTTGTTATAATTTCAACCTATTGTGGTAAATTAGAGTCGGTGACCCAGTCTCTGCAAGCTGTTCGGCTTGATATGACGAAGGTGTATGAACACGTCCAGGAGCTCTTAAGTGTCTTTCGTGGCCAccaagaaaaggcagaggagcatTTCAAGGGAATTTTTTTGGAAGTTCAAGAACTAGCAGACAAGTTGGGCGTTGCCTTGAGTGTTCCCAGACAATGTGGCCTGCAGAAGAACTGCTCAAATGCCAGTGGCCCAACTGAGGAAGAGTATTTCCGCCAGTCGCTCTACGTACCCTACTTGAACTCGGTAATCTCGTGGTTGGAAAGCCGGTTTGCTCCAGAAAGCAAGGCGGTTTTTGGGATCTTCTCGCTTCATCCTGTAGAAATGGCCAAAGTTGGCCTTGAAAACTTGAAAATGGAGATGGAAAAAATCAGTGAGTTATACGAAATTGAAAATTTGAAAAGTGAAGCAGTCACCTGGTTTGAAAAGTGgttgaggaagaaggaagaaacagtTGAAAACGGGGAGAATGGACTTCTGGATTTGCTGCCGTACGTCGACCGGTATCCTTCAATTCAACAGGCCCTTCTGATTGCTCTGACGCTCCCAGTAACAACCTGTACAGTGGAAAAACCATTCAGTACAATGAGAAGGGTAAAAACGTGGCTGAGATCAACAGTGGCAGATGACCGTTTGCCTGGACTTTGCATGATGAGTGCTCATCGAgtaaaaattaatgaaaacaagGACGAATTACTCCAAAAAGTGATTGACAGATTTGCAGAAGATAACAGGCGTTTACAATTTCTCTTTGAAAAATAG